Proteins encoded within one genomic window of Candidatus Berkiella cookevillensis:
- the rsmG gene encoding 16S rRNA (guanine(527)-N(7))-methyltransferase RsmG: MKLTDNVTIENILYEIQNLGVSITHQQAEKLFSYFELLDKWNQKHNLTRIKKRDLLRWHLLDAVSVMPYCVGERILDVGTGAGIPGIILGILLSNKKIVLIDNQSKKCIFLKYVINVLALDNVECIHQSVQNYHPEYKFNTIVSRAFAQLAKFVQLCNHLLVSDGRFVAMKGDISEEELTNIPEGFVLQEKAPLSVPGMSNRYAVVVVPKCTS, encoded by the coding sequence GTGAAGCTAACGGATAATGTAACCATTGAGAATATTTTGTATGAGATTCAAAATTTGGGTGTGTCTATTACACATCAACAAGCAGAAAAACTTTTTTCTTATTTTGAATTACTTGATAAATGGAATCAAAAGCATAATTTAACGCGCATCAAAAAGCGTGATTTATTGCGATGGCATTTGTTGGATGCGGTTAGTGTGATGCCTTATTGTGTGGGTGAGCGGATATTGGATGTTGGTACAGGTGCTGGTATACCGGGAATAATACTGGGTATTTTGTTGTCAAACAAAAAAATCGTTTTGATTGATAACCAAAGTAAAAAATGCATCTTTCTCAAATATGTTATTAATGTATTGGCTCTGGATAATGTAGAATGCATTCATCAATCAGTTCAAAATTATCATCCAGAATACAAATTTAATACAATTGTTAGTAGAGCATTTGCTCAATTGGCTAAATTTGTTCAGCTTTGTAATCACCTGCTGGTAAGTGATGGAAGATTTGTTGCGATGAAAGGTGATATCTCTGAAGAAGAACTCACTAATATACCAGAAGGTTTTGTGTTACAGGAAAAAGCACCTTTATCGGTGCCAGGCATGAGCAATCGTTATGCTGTTGTGGTTGTGCCAAAATGTACAAGCTGA